A DNA window from Oncorhynchus tshawytscha isolate Ot180627B linkage group LG13, Otsh_v2.0, whole genome shotgun sequence contains the following coding sequences:
- the LOC121838970 gene encoding putative olfactory receptor 10D3, whose amino-acid sequence MEPNNRTTHTVTEFLITGFDGVQHPKLVGAAILLVLFLILIGSITNICVIAFNKPLHTPMYFFICSLAMVDIVYTSGISVTMLNVLLGEERRIPYAPCMIQCFLFHFGSSMEPFAIALMAYDRLIAISYPLRYHTILTNTNVCLLILANWAVGCMLASLLTGLVNNLPFCGSNKLPYSFCEYANLIRASCVNLSHYFNAISALGTAVLWVTLALIIVSYMKIVYVVIQMSSSKDRRKTFNTCVSHMIVVACFFIPKVLIILVTRVGLVLTLSHRNGLVIGSTLGPSLVNPLVYCLKTKEIRGRLKYIFKRSDISPNM is encoded by the coding sequence ATGGAGCCAAACAACAGAACAACACATACGGTAACAGAATTCCTCATCACAGGATTTGATGGAGTACAACACCCAAAGCTGGTGGGAGCAGCCATTTTGTTGGTCCTCTTTCTCATTCTGATCGGAAGCATCACCAACATTTGTGTCATAGCATTCAACAAGCCTCTGCATACCCCCATGTACTTTTTTATTTGCTCGCTGGCAATGGTAGACATAGTCTACACCAGCGGCATTAGTGTTACAATGCTTAACGTTCTCCTTGGTGAGGAGAGAAGAATCCCCTATGCACCCTGCATGATACAGTGCTTCTTATTTCATTTTGGAAGTTCTATGGAACCCTTCGCTATTGCTCTGATGGCTTATGATCGCCTTATTGCAATTTCATATCCTCTTCGATATCACACTATCTTAACTAATACAAATGTATGTTTACTTATATTAGCCAATTGGGCAGTAGGCTGCATGCTTGCCAGTTTGTTGACTGGCTTGGTGAACAATCTGCCCTTCTGTGGCTCAAATAAACTCCCATACAGCTTTTGTGAATATGCCAACTTAATAAGAGCATCATGCGTGAATCTTTCACATTATTTCAATGCAATTTCTGCTTTGGGGACTGCTGTATTATGGGTTACTTTAGCCTTGATAATAGTCTCATACATGAAGATAGTTTATGTAGTGATACAAATGTCTTCATCCAAAGACAGGAGGAAAACATTTAACACCTGTGTCTCCCACATGATAGTGGTGGCTTGCTTCTTTATCCCCAAGGTGTTGATAATATTGGTCACCAGGGTTGGTTTGGTTCTCACGCTCTCTCATAGAAATGGCCTAGTCATTGGCTCTACTCTGGGCCCCTCTCTTGTGAACCCACTTGTGTATTGTCTCAAAACCAAGGAGATTCGAGGGCgcctgaaatatattttcaagagatctgacatttctccaaatatgTAA
- the LOC112266183 gene encoding olfactory receptor 5P3-like, whose translation MEPNNRTTHTVTEFLITGLDEVQHPKLVGAAILFVLFLILIGSITNICVIAFNKPLHTPMYFFICSLAVVDIVYTSGISVTMLNVLLGEERRVPYAPCMIHFCEYAALVRAACVNPTFYFSLASTVATTILWVNLALIFFSYMKIVYVVIQMSSSKDRRKTFNTCVSHMIVVACFFIPKVLLILVTRVGLVLTLSHRNGLIIGSTLGPSLVNPLVMFGMIWTNVHDNVSLATSHSH comes from the exons ATGGAGCCAAACAACAGAACAACACATACGGTAACAGAATTCCTCATCACAGGATTGGATGAAGTACAACACCCAAAGCTGGTGGGAGCAGCCATTTTGTTCGTCCTCTTTCTCATTCTGATCGGAAGCATCACCAACATTTGTGTCATAGCATTCAACAAGCCTCTGCATACCCCCATGTACTTTTTTATTTGCTCGCTGGCAGTGGTAGACATAGTCTACACCAGCGGCATTAGTGTTACAATGCTTAACGTTCTCcttggtgaggagagaagagtcCCCTATGCACCCTGCATGATACA CTTTTGTGAATATGCAGCATTAGTAAGAGCAGCATGTGTGAATCCTACATTTTATTTCAGTCTAGCTTCTACTGTGGCGACCACCATATTATGGGTTAATTTAGCCTTGATATTCTTCTCATACATGAAGATAGTTTATGTAGTGATACAAATGTCTTCATCCAAAGACAGGAGGAAAACATTTAACACCTGTGTCTCCCACATGATAGTGGTGGCTTGCTTCTTTATCCCCAAGGTGTTGTTAATATTGGTCACCAGGGTTGGTTTGGTTCTCACGCTCTCTCACAGAAATGGCCTAATCATTGGCTCTACTCTGGGCCCCTCTCTTGTGAACCCACTTGT GATGTTTGGGATGATCTGGACCAACGTGCACGACAACGTGTCCctagcaacttcacacagccattga
- the LOC121838969 gene encoding putative olfactory receptor 10D3: MEPNNRTTHTVTEFLITGLDEVQHPKLVGAAILLVLFLILIGSITNICVIAFNKPLHTPMYFFICSLAMVDIVYTSGISVTMLNVLLGEERRVPYAPCMIQCFLFTLGSTMEPFAIALMAYDRLIAISYPLRYQTILTNKNVCLLIIATWALGCIFASLFTGLVNNLPFCGSNKLPYSFCEYAALVRAACVNPTYYFNAISAVGTAILWVNLALIIVSYMKIVYVVIQMSSSKDRRKTFNTCVSHMIVVACFFIPKVLLMLVTRFGLVLTLSHRNGLIIGSTLGPSLVNPLVYCLKTKEIRGRLKYIFRRTEISPNM, from the coding sequence ATGGAGCCAAACAACAGAACAACACATACGGTAACAGAATTCCTCATCACAGGATTGGATGAAGTACAACACCCAAAGCTGGTGGGAGCAGCCATTTTGTTGGTCCTCTTTCTCATTCTGATCGGAAGCATCACCAACATTTGTGTCATAGCATTCAACAAGCCTCTGCATACCCCCATGTACTTTTTTATTTGCTCGCTGGCAATGGTAGACATAGTCTACACCAGCGGCATTAGTGTTACAATGCTTAACGTTCTCcttggtgaggagagaagagtcCCCTATGCACCCTGCATGATACAGTGCTTCCTATTTACTTTAGGAAGCACTATGGAACCCTTCGCTATTGCTCTGATGGCTTATGATCGCCTTATTGCAATTTCATATCCTCTTCGATATCAGACTATCTTAActaataaaaatgtatgtttactTATAATAGCGACTTGGGCACTAGGCTGCATATTTGCCAGTTTGTTTACTGGCTTGGTGAACAATCTGCCCTTCTGTGGCTCAAATAAACTCCCATACAGCTTTTGTGAATATGCAGCATTAGTAAGAGCAGCATGTGTGAATCCTACATATTATTTCAACGCAATATCTGCTGTGGGGACTGCTATATTATGGGTTAACTTAGCCTTGATAATAGTCTCATACATGAAGATAGTTTATGTAGTGATACAAATGTCTTCATCCAAAGACAGGAGGAAAACATTTAACACCTGTGTCTCCCACATGATAGTGGTGGCTTGCTTCTTTATCCCCAAGGTGTTGTTAATGTTGGTCACCAGGTTTGGTTTGGTTCTCACGCTCTCTCACAGAAATGGCCTAATCATTGGCTCTACTCTGGGCCCCTCTCTTGTGAACCCACTTGTGTATTGTCTCAAAACCAAGGAGATTCGAGGGCGCCTGAAATATATTTTCAGGAGAACTGAAATTAGTCCAAATATGTAA